A part of Corynebacterium lactis RW2-5 genomic DNA contains:
- a CDS encoding resuscitation-promoting factor yields MSAAKKRYLNRAGGGLSTTSKVAAGTLVAALATGGTVAAASYDTMTVEIDGKVQQVSSWSDSDNSILEKAGVTVAQGDVVERQGDPADGGKLVYRSAKPVTLVVDGQEREVKTNAITVDELLDALNADKSVGAQDRVKAPNGKIPAEGLKLEITRAKNVVLTDDAKDTPMTVAALNVGELLKQRGIELGADDTVTPAPETPLTEGLHVVVSRLIEKTVTERAEVAPLEQVIEDESMFEDERVVEQEGEAGEKEMTVKITSRDGQELARDVVKETELKAPGTSIIRQGTKSRVEAPAAGYGVWDQLAQCESGGNWAIDSGNGFSGGLQFTDSTWAAYGGTEYAPRASQASREQQIAVAERVQAGQGWGAWPACTASMGIR; encoded by the coding sequence GTGAGTGCTGCAAAGAAGCGTTATCTGAACCGTGCCGGTGGCGGACTGTCCACCACCTCCAAGGTTGCCGCAGGGACTCTTGTAGCTGCCCTTGCAACCGGTGGCACCGTTGCTGCGGCGTCCTACGACACCATGACCGTCGAAATTGACGGCAAGGTTCAGCAGGTTTCTTCCTGGTCGGACAGCGACAACAGTATCCTGGAAAAGGCCGGCGTTACCGTCGCCCAGGGCGATGTAGTTGAGCGTCAGGGCGACCCCGCAGATGGCGGAAAGCTGGTCTACCGCTCCGCTAAGCCGGTCACGCTAGTGGTCGACGGTCAGGAGCGTGAGGTTAAGACCAACGCGATCACCGTCGACGAGCTGCTGGACGCGCTGAACGCCGACAAGTCCGTTGGGGCCCAGGACCGAGTAAAGGCTCCGAACGGTAAGATCCCGGCCGAAGGCCTGAAGCTGGAGATTACCCGCGCGAAGAACGTCGTCCTCACGGACGATGCCAAGGACACCCCGATGACCGTGGCAGCTCTTAACGTCGGTGAGCTGCTGAAGCAGCGCGGCATCGAGCTGGGCGCCGACGACACCGTTACCCCGGCACCGGAGACCCCGCTGACCGAGGGGCTTCACGTCGTCGTCTCCCGCCTAATCGAAAAGACCGTCACCGAGCGCGCCGAGGTTGCGCCGCTGGAACAGGTCATCGAGGACGAGAGCATGTTCGAAGACGAGCGGGTCGTCGAGCAGGAGGGCGAGGCCGGTGAGAAGGAAATGACGGTCAAGATCACCTCCCGCGACGGCCAGGAGCTCGCCCGCGATGTCGTCAAGGAAACCGAGCTGAAGGCGCCGGGTACCTCGATTATTCGCCAGGGCACCAAGTCGCGCGTCGAGGCTCCCGCCGCAGGCTACGGCGTGTGGGACCAGCTGGCTCAGTGTGAGTCCGGCGGCAATTGGGCGATCGATTCCGGCAACGGATTCTCCGGCGGCCTGCAATTCACCGATTCCACCTGGGCAGCCTACGGCGGTACCGAGTACGCCCCGCGTGCTTCTCAGGCATCCCGCGAGCAGCAGATTGCCGTTGCCGAGCGCGTCCAGGCTGGTCAGGGCTGGGGAGCATGGCCGGCGTGCACCGCGTCGATGGGGATTCGCTAA